A single region of the Streptomyces sp. NBC_00425 genome encodes:
- a CDS encoding Fic/DOC family protein — protein sequence MNDPYTMPNGVLRNELGITDHQQLAAAEADITRARLVMLTERPLPGAYDLGHLQAFHAAVFGDIYAWAGELRTVNIAKRTPFCPARNLVPYAGEIFDRLAVSGRLRNLPRREFVVRLAELYGDMNVLHPFREGNGRAQRAFLTQLSADAGYALNWSGTDAQRNEDASVKSFLGDNTLLEQLLDELVATS from the coding sequence GTGAACGATCCGTACACCATGCCGAACGGCGTGCTGCGCAACGAGCTCGGCATCACCGACCACCAGCAGCTCGCGGCAGCGGAGGCCGACATCACCCGGGCGCGCCTGGTCATGCTCACCGAACGCCCCCTACCCGGCGCGTACGACCTCGGCCATCTCCAGGCGTTCCACGCCGCGGTCTTCGGGGACATATATGCGTGGGCAGGCGAGTTACGCACCGTGAACATCGCCAAGCGCACCCCGTTCTGCCCCGCGAGGAACCTCGTGCCCTACGCCGGCGAGATCTTCGACCGTCTCGCCGTCTCCGGCCGACTGCGCAATCTCCCCCGGCGGGAATTCGTCGTCCGACTGGCCGAGCTGTACGGCGACATGAACGTCCTCCACCCGTTTCGCGAGGGCAACGGCCGTGCCCAACGGGCGTTCCTGACCCAGCTCAGCGCCGACGCGGGATACGCCCTGAACTGGTCGGGCACGGACGCACAACGCAACGAGGACGCCTCGGTGAAGAGCTTCCTCGGCGACAACACCCTGTTGGAGCAGCTGCTCGACGAGCTGGTCGCGACGAGCTGA
- a CDS encoding type II toxin-antitoxin system Phd/YefM family antitoxin: MEIPEVVTVSDARAQLSRILTDLSESGAAADPVLIGAHRKPQGVLLSVEAFEALTGRAARRAAVASATGSIEAEGLHASEASDRDTEAYVKGDLDADTLVARAIARHRQTAERRAG, from the coding sequence ATGGAGATCCCTGAGGTCGTGACCGTCAGCGACGCGCGCGCACAGCTTTCGAGGATCCTGACCGACCTGTCGGAGTCCGGCGCGGCTGCCGACCCGGTCCTGATCGGAGCCCACCGCAAACCCCAGGGCGTCCTCCTCTCCGTCGAGGCGTTCGAGGCGCTGACCGGCCGTGCGGCACGACGTGCGGCCGTCGCCTCGGCCACCGGCTCCATCGAGGCGGAGGGGCTCCACGCCTCTGAGGCGTCCGACCGCGACACCGAGGCGTACGTGAAGGGCGACCTCGACGCGGACACCCTTGTCGCCCGCGCGATCGCCCGCCACCGACAGACCGCGGAGCGCCGGGCAGGGTGA